TCGGGAACTGTTTACCTGACGTTGTATCCCCTGCACCGAACAGGTGGCGCCTCGCAGGACGGAACCAGGAACTTGTAATGAGGTTGCACTGTCAGTCATGACATGAGCGCCATGTGTGTCCAGATACATGTTGTCCTTCTGTAGCTGATAAGTAGGAACATATGGGAAGACATACTTGAGAAATCGCTTTGTGAAATCCACACTCCATATCACCCTTGGGCAAGAGCGATGAAAGATACTTTGATTTTTCAAGTGGGGCAGCTGAGACTCGGGGACAGTGACCCTCCCAAGGACACGTATGAGAACTAAAATGTAGGTTCCCTACTTCCCAAACGAGAGTCCATTAATGAACGCCTTTGAAGTCAGGGTCTGGCTTGGGGAGAGATTGCAGCCTATCTCAGAAATAATAAATCAGAGCGTCAGTTTGGCTCTATGGAAGGAAACTTGCCGTCCTTTGAACAATGTGGGAAACGAGATCATTACCCTAAATATTGAATTTCTGGGCCAGGGAAGTTAGAATGCAAAATGTCAGAACTAACATTTAGCTAATTGTTCAAAGGTCATAATATTAGGAACCGACAAGaggatcattgatctgctgcctcctgcacccactgtgatggagcctgcaacccctaacccggcatgtgctctgacctcctggctcataggtccacgctcaaccactgacccatgccggccgggctcttTTGGTCTCTCTCCTGATTCATTCACTGttatgttctttttgtttttaaccctcacctgaggattgattttttaaaaagagtggaaggATGGGAGGCAGGGCGTTGGAGAGAGCGAAtgatcagtgtgagagagatacattaacCAGTTGCCTCCTGATGATTGAACCTgtagcccaggtacatgcccttcccTGGGAATCGAACTCGGAAACCTTCTCTATGAGGGCCAACACTGTCCACTGAAACACACTGGCAAGGCATACTGTTACATTTTGATTGACCCTGTCTTCAGACTCCTTATGATTAAGGCCAAAACAAGGTCAGTATTCTCTTGtcctataccagcggttctcaacctgtgggtcgcgacccttttggggggtccaacgaccctttcacaggggtcgcctaaggccatcggaaaacacataattacatatggtttttgtgattaatcactatgctttaattatgttcaatttgtaacaatgaaatgaaaatacatcctgcatatcagatatttacatgacgattcataacagtagcaacattacaggtatgaagtagcaacgaaagtaattttatggttgggggtcaccacaacatgaggaactgtattaaagggtcgcggcattaggaaggttgagaaccactgtcctatgcTAACAGAATTCTTGTTTCAAATCCTATCAATTTAGGTTTAAACACGTGGGTATTACCATTTGTTGATGTTTGACATGGTATTAATctcaaatttttaattataaaaaaaatttttttaattgattgccctggccagtgtggctcagttggttggagtgtcagcccgtGCACCGtaaggtctcgggtttgattcccagccaggacacatacctaggttgagggttcaatccccagtcacggcagatacgggaggcaactgatcaatctctctctttcacattgatgtttctctctccttcccactcaaaaaaaaaaaaaattaagtttattgaaGCAGATGAATTTTGCCTTTTTGAGCAGCTTATGAGTGGCATTTTCCCATATGTGATCTGCAGATCTTAAGCCACACTCTAGTTTTCAGATTCCAACCCTAggtatttaaataaaagttaaagaaagGGGATTCTGTAGGCAGTGGTGCCAGAGATTAACGGACATTGGACAGGGCTCCTTAAGTCATTTGAGGCTATGCACACATCTCCATCTCTACCTTCCTGCCCCTTTCTCACAACCTCAAAACTAGTCAAATAAAGAACAGCGAAATAATTTCCTTCAGCTGGAAAttatgaagaagaagaaacagggtTTAGAGAACTTCAGAATGGCTATGAAGTCTCCAGCTTCTTAAGGTTATCAAAATCCAGATTTTTCAGGTGGATAAGTAAATTGTGAGAGTGAGTACAAGTAATATGAATACGTGCATATTTTATATGCAAAACCATTTTGTTACTATTGAGGACAAAGCTATTATTTTACAGACAAAATAAGTTTTAAGTTTTCATTGAAATGAAAGGCATATTCCACATTAACCAAAGTCCACAGTCATAAGAAGCAGCCCTTCATTGGTTTGAAGGGGAGAAAGTTGTACATTATATTTCTGAAGTGATATTAATGATCATGACCTGATTATAATTACCCACCTCTGCCATTAACCAACCACCCAGCCTCTCTGggctttagttttcttatttgtaaaatgagagaatTGAAACTAGATGACTTTCTTCTAAAATGTGCAATCACTCAATGAAACATCCCAGTGAAACTTTgtaaaactcttttttttctccccacctttaaaaagaagttttatttgttgattttagaaagagagagagacagaaatcagtttgtttttccacttatgcagtcattgcttgcttcttgtatatgctgACGGCATGGAACCCGACACGTTGGCCTATTCGGGACGTTGctctacccaactgagccacctggtgtAAAACTTGCCAGTGAACTGGAGGTCAGCTTTCCTAATCATCACAAGTATAGAGTTCCTCTATATATCTATTAAGTATACACAAATACAGGTTTCTATTTCCTCTCTGCAATTTTCCTTCATTCTAGAGAATGTTTATTATATCTTACTCTTTGACCTTTAGCTGGGCTGTTGATAAAATATCTGACTTTGCTACTTCTCTAGGTCACCAGTGAGAAGCTGTGCAGAGCCCAACATGAGCTTCATTTCCAAGCTGCCACCTATCTCTGCCTGCTCCGTAGCATCCGGGAACATGTGGCCCTTCATCAGGAATTTCATGGGAAGGGTGAGCGCtccgtggaggaggcagctggcttAGTGGGTCTCAAGTTGCCCCATCAGCCcggagggaagggctgggagccATGAAAATGAAGAGATTCCTTGGATGCTGCCTTCATACAAGAATTTAATTATTTCTATCGATATATATttatcattaaattttatttaaagtttagTGTTTTTCTCTGTAATTTTGTTGTccaagtgtttctttttttaagtctttttttatttcaagaaaaacgatcttaaatataatgatgttacatgcaataaacattaatatttcaagaataaaaggattttaagtttaataatattaccaacactgtactaacatagtatggtatcacaaaagttgtaggaaatattaaaaatctgcaaataacaggattacttctagaatatcccccccccccccggctctctatttttttttaattctttattgtttaaagtattacatgagtctctttttttccttcattgacctctcccccaccagcacctcccccaagcacaagccctcacccccactattgtctgtgtccattggttttgctcatatgtatgcatgcaagtcctttggttgatctcttaccccatcacccccgccttccctcataggttgtacagtctgttccatgcttctatgactctggttctaattttgttcatcagtttatgttgttcattatattccacaactgAGTGAGATTgtatgatatttatatttctccaacttgtttattttgcttagcatgatttcttttaaagtctattttgtcggatataagtattgctaccccagctttttttcttttccatttgcatggaaaattttttcccatctcttcactttcatcttgtgtgtgtcttttgttttgaggtgggtctcttgtagacagcatatagttgggtcatgttttgttttttttatccattcagctacccaaaagcttttgattggggcatttaatccatttacatgtaGGGTtgttattgagaggtacttatttatatccattttaattctgtatggctaggtttctctctgtttctcctcagCAAtcttttacagcattccctttagcatttcttataatgctggcttggtggtgatgaactcctttagcctttttttgtctgggaagttctttatttgactgtctattttgaatgatagtcttgcagAATATAGTCATcctggtctcagatccttgctttccattaccttgagtacttcatgccattcccttctgacctgtagagtttctgatgagaaatcaggtgtcagccttatgggaactcctttgtatgtaacagttttctcttgctgcctttaagattctctctttgtctttaatttttggcattttaattatgatgtgtctgggtgtaaggctgtttgggttcttcttgtttggggttctctgtgtctCCTGCactgtgtgactttttcctttaccagattaGGGAAGATtcctaccattatttcttcaaacacctctattcctttctttatttctgcctcttctggcacacctactattctaatactgttacgtttcacattgtcccacagctcccttaagctgtcctattttttaattgtttttttctttttggttctctaattgagtggtattttcaactctgtcttctaattcactgattcaatcctcagcttcccctaatctgctatgtattccttccaatgtgttctttgtgttatgtcattctttatctcagactgttcttttttcatagttactatatcttttttcgtaactgttgagcatttttaacatcattactctgaactctgtttcagatctctgcttcatttatctcttcagGAGAATtcactagttctttcatttggtggttttttctttgtttcctcattttggttgtctgggtttgtgactatgttttaggtaaatcctctatacctctcaatctcgagtgcaggacagtgttaaaggctgtttctgactaattggatcaggcaaagactcaaagcctccataGACCACCTCTGCTACAGACTACAGTAGGATTCcagacttgaattgcccccaagcaattgtcctcaggtgtggtgagagttttttcaacagggtgggcagttgcttctgcctggaggctaattgttacttttaatctctgaAGTGGTCTCAGGTCaaagtgttttccaatagggtgtatCGACTGTTTTCCCCCCAGGCAATGCCGATGTCTCtgtgagaaagatgtcctccactgtgtgagggaatgactcagcccaggaaacttggggtgtctacCTTCTGAGTTCTATACCCTGAGTCTCCAGTcatgggttctgctctcacagctccagtacACTTCACCCTCGCTCTGCCAGAATACAAGgtgtgtggctccacagggaattttgtgtgttggccctttaagagggtgcctgaactttcagctgccactccctggcaaacagcaccccactgcttttcacagctagatgttatgtgggtaccctcctcagtttggtggtctctgctggggagcccagcttcaggattacatcccagagttctcagtggcaacccccccccccccacacacacacacacacagctgagatatctctctgggacttcagttgacatctgtgggagcctggccagccctttcgcgcctctgcccctcctatcagtctctatgcagtctccacctttggtccttgtgtatcagggttctctcctctGAGTTTACCATTggttattcaggaagcctttccatatttcagttgtaattccagcttgttcctgggagcatgtccctgCAGAATCTTCCTACTCTGCCCCCATTTTTAATCCCCGTCCAAGTGTTTCTTAGGGAGATTTCATCTTTACTGAACTTCTTACACTAGGCTGATTGATGTTatgaatttacttttaaaactattagtatttttattttaaagtaatacaaGCCTATTATTAAGGAATTCAGATGGTATTAACATAAAAGCCCTATACCTTTgtcctttccttttcctgttcCCAGGTGCTAACTATTAGAGTTTGGTGTGCATCTTTCCAGATACTTCTTATGCATATACAAGCATACAATTATatgtacatagttattaaaaatatacaaatatcaaatgttAATATCCAGGTAGGAAAGAGATGGCACACCCAAATAGGGTTACTGAGGAAAGTTAATGAAATTTataaagacactagaggcccggtgcacaaaaatttctgcactgggggcgggggcagggggtccctcagcccggcctgtgccctcttgcagtctgggacccctcaggagataacgacctgctggcttaggcctgctcccgggtggcagagggcaggcccaatccctaggtgcagcccctggtcgggctcagagcagggccgattggggagttggggcgccttcccctgtcatgcacagagcagggcggattgggaggttgtgatgccaccctcagtcacgctcagggtagggccgattggggggttggggcaccgccccctgtcacactcaaggcagggtcgatggggaggttgcggcgccaccccgtcacgcacagagcagggccaatcagggggttggggcactgccccctgtcacgcacagagcagggcccatcaggggggttgaggctctgtaccctgtcatgcacagagcagggtggatcagggggttggggcgccaccctctatcacccacagagcagggccaatcaaggggttggggtgccgccactgtcacactcagggcagggctgatggggaggttatggctctaccctgtcacacacagagcagggccgatcagggagttggggcgccgcaccctgtcacacagagccgcagggcgatcagggggttggggagctcccccctatcaggaacagagcagggctgattagggggttggggcgccttcccctgtcacacaaagagctacagggagatcagggggtttgggcactgccccctgtcacactgatcccggtgccgggaggcctctcagctctgctgatcccggtgctgagaggcatattacccttttactatataggatagaggcctggtgaatgggcgggggcctgctggtttgccctgaagggtgtcctggatcagggtgggggtccccactggggtgcctagccagcctgggtgaggggatgatggctgtttgcagctggtcacacacccttcagggtgggggtccccactggggtgcctggccagcctgggtgaggggatgatggctgtttgcagctgctcacacacccttcagggtgggggtccccactggggtgcctgaccagtctgggtgaggggctgagggctgttttcaggctggtgggtgactgaagctccaaactgctcctttttttagctctggctccagctctgaggcctctgatgctgaaagcaggtatctggtttgtttcagttctataatcgaaacactgtatcaactctagctctgagatcctaacgggctgaaagcaggtttctagggttttgtttagcttctatatttgtaacaatgtttcaaactgcaagctcagaggccggcaaggcaggcggggaacgttggtttcctccatcactgaagcaagcaagcctcatgttcattttaagctgcctggctgccggccgccatcttggctggcagttaatttacatatctcactgagtagccaatgggaagggtagcggacgtatgctaattaccatgtttctcttttattagataggatggcctgAATTAAGGTCAATAGGATGGGCTAACAACAATGTGGCACTATTATGGGGTTGGCAAAAGTGGGTGAATAATAagtaacacaaaaataaactctgttttatgtactcacaactgtagacctactttgcCTACTTCTGCATTACCTTCTAGGCCTGACAGAGGTGACTCTTAGGTATAAGAACATGGTCACCACTCAACTATAGGCCTCAGAGAAGAAAaccaaggagagggagaaggaataCACTTACTTCCTTCTTCTGCCTTCTAATCTTCATGTCAAATTGCTCTTCCTCTTGAATTCTCTATCAGGGTGAAGGGCTCCACCATGCACTTGACCGAGCAACTAAAAATCTTGGGCTTCATTCTgtattccttctttctcttcatccAATCAGTCAACAATTTCCACTTCTTTAATAGCTCTAACATCCTTCTCCCCCTCAATCTGCACTGTCTCTGTCCTAGTTCAAGCACTGATAatcttgtctctcttttttttttttgcactgatAATCTTTTAGTTGAACTATTAAACTAGGCTCCTAAATCGTCCCCTTGCTTCTAACATGCTGCATTCCTCAAAAATTATtctttcttgccctagctggtttggctcagtggatagagcattggcctgcaaactgaagggcccagggtttgattccggacaagggcacatgcccaggttgtggactcgatccctagtggggggcttgcaggaggcagccaatcaatgattctctctcatcattgatggttctatccctcttctttcctttctgaaatcaattaaaaaaaaatgttggtgtcCCTTGGTTCAGACCTACGTTCTTACCTTACACTCTGTGCTTTCCCTGGGTGGACACCTCTGTTCTAAGGCTTTAATTATCAACAGGCTAACTCCAGTCCAGGCTCCCCTGCTAAGCTGTAGACTTGTATGTCCCGCTGTCCAGGAGACAACACCATTGATGCCTCAAAGGTATCTCAAATTCAATGCATTCAAATTGGAACCATACCCTCTTCCCCTCTAAATCTCTCTGCTATTCCTAATCAGTTCATGGACACTTTCACTCAGTCACTCAAGTCAGAAATCTAAGTTCTTCTAGACTGCTGTCTTTCTTTCACACCCTCAGTTAAGTAATCATTAATTAGATTCTACCTCTTGAGAGTTCTTGAATCTCTATTACTACACTAGTCCagacattttcttttatctcttctcTGACCAATGCTTTAACTTGCTCTCCTCAATCAATCCCATATTCCATTATACACAGATCTAATATTACCACTTTGGCTTACAATCCTTCAAAGTTAAACTTTATCAAAGGCCTCCAGGAACTGGCCATTGCCAAATCCCTTCAGCCTCATTTCTACTCTCCTTATATTTGACAGTATAACTATATTGAAATTCAGTTTTAGGAGCCAAGATTTTGCTGCTCCTTATTCATGGAAAGCTCTTTCCCCTAATCATATCCCTCTTTCTCTAGCTAATTCCTATTCATTCTTCAGATCTCACCTTAAATtttgctttgtctttttcttccttcaacAAGTACTTTTGAATACTATGTGTTTGACACATATCCTCATCactcttaaaaaatgaaagtgcCCTTTTTCAAGCAACAGGTTTGTATATGCTTATTGCTTTTAATTCCTCTCTTTAATAGACTAGCTCTCAGTTCAGGTTTGGCTCTTGCTATTTCTCTTCTCCATATACTTCAGATGTTTATGCATTTTGACTAGACCTGTCCC
This DNA window, taken from Myotis daubentonii chromosome 10, mMyoDau2.1, whole genome shotgun sequence, encodes the following:
- the FMC1 gene encoding protein FMC1 homolog — encoded protein: MAALGPPARTLRGLLRELRYMSAGTGRPYRDTEAYRYLVKAFRAHRVTSEKLCRAQHELHFQAATYLCLLRSIREHVALHQEFHGKGERSVEEAAGLVGLKLPHQPGGKGWEP